A genomic region of Pradoshia eiseniae contains the following coding sequences:
- a CDS encoding DUF3388 domain-containing protein — MEKKEWYFEYEIQINRPGLLGDISSLLGMLSINIVTINGVDEGRRGMLLLAKDHRQIERLESILYTMDTIKVTKLREPKLRDRLAVRHGRYIQRDADDRKTFRFEREDLGLLVDFMAELFKQEGHKLIGIRGMPRVGKTESIVAASVCANKRWLFVSSTLLKQTVRNQLIEDEYNENNLFILDGIVSTRRANEKHWQLVRELMRLDAIKVIEHPDIFVQNSEYTMNDFDYIIELRNEPNEVITYETVDNQFFGESEFGSFEF; from the coding sequence ATGGAGAAAAAGGAATGGTATTTTGAGTATGAAATTCAAATTAACCGTCCCGGACTGCTAGGGGATATTTCGTCATTGTTAGGGATGCTTTCCATTAATATCGTGACCATCAACGGTGTTGATGAAGGACGGAGGGGCATGCTCCTTCTAGCGAAAGATCATCGCCAAATTGAGCGGCTCGAATCAATTTTATATACAATGGATACGATAAAAGTAACCAAACTAAGAGAACCGAAACTGAGAGACCGATTAGCTGTCAGGCATGGCCGTTACATACAACGTGATGCGGATGATCGCAAGACCTTTCGTTTTGAAAGGGAAGATTTAGGGCTGCTTGTCGATTTCATGGCAGAGCTCTTTAAGCAGGAAGGCCATAAATTAATTGGCATAAGGGGAATGCCGCGTGTCGGGAAGACCGAATCGATTGTAGCTGCGAGTGTGTGTGCGAACAAGCGTTGGCTATTTGTTTCATCGACCCTTTTAAAACAGACTGTCCGCAATCAATTGATCGAGGATGAATACAATGAGAATAATTTATTTATCCTTGATGGAATCGTATCGACCAGAAGGGCCAATGAAAAACATTGGCAGCTGGTACGTGAGCTCATGAGGCTTGATGCAATAAAAGTTATTGAACACCCGGATATCTTTGTGCAAAATTCTGAGTATACGATGAATGATTTTGATTATATTATCGAACTCCGAAACGAGCCTAATGAGGTAATTACCTATGAGACGGTAGATAACCAGTTTTTTGGCGAATCAGAATTTGGTTCGTTTGAATTTTAA
- the ymfI gene encoding elongation factor P 5-aminopentanone reductase — protein sequence MSEKFALITGASGGIGREISRRLASEGWNLYLHYHRNEAGIKELAKELEVFPIEIKLIQADLSAQDGHLAILERVSELDAIILNSGDSFFGLLTDMSDEEARRMITLHVTAPFLLAKGLVGKLINKRAGNIIAVTSIWGEIGASCEVLYSMVKGGQNTFVKALAKELAPSGIRVNAVSPGAISTPMLRSFNEDDLHDLAEEIPMGRLGRPDEIAGVISFLLSEDAAYMTGQILSVNGGWSTA from the coding sequence ATGTCAGAAAAATTTGCGCTCATTACTGGTGCGAGCGGAGGGATTGGTCGTGAAATTTCTCGGCGGCTAGCATCAGAGGGCTGGAATCTTTATTTGCACTATCATCGAAATGAAGCGGGTATTAAGGAGCTTGCAAAGGAACTTGAAGTATTTCCTATCGAGATAAAACTGATTCAGGCGGACTTAAGTGCACAAGATGGCCATTTAGCCATCCTTGAGCGGGTCTCGGAGCTGGATGCGATTATCCTAAACAGCGGTGATAGCTTTTTTGGTCTTTTAACCGATATGTCAGATGAAGAGGCAAGGCGAATGATTACTCTTCATGTAACGGCCCCATTCTTGTTAGCTAAAGGCTTGGTTGGCAAGCTGATTAATAAGCGGGCTGGAAATATTATTGCCGTCACATCGATCTGGGGTGAAATCGGGGCATCGTGTGAGGTGCTCTACTCCATGGTTAAGGGCGGGCAAAATACGTTTGTAAAGGCACTGGCAAAAGAGCTGGCGCCATCAGGGATACGCGTGAACGCTGTGTCACCAGGTGCCATTTCCACACCAATGCTTAGGTCATTTAATGAGGATGATTTACATGATTTAGCCGAAGAGATTCCAATGGGAAGGCTTGGGCGTCCTGATGAGATAGCAGGCGTCATTTCCTTTTTACTATCAGAGGATGCAGCATATATGACAGGGCAGATCCTCTCTGTTAACGGCGGATGGAGCACGGCATAG
- the yfmH gene encoding EF-P 5-aminopentanol modification-associated protein YfmH, which produces MEKQTFEQLQEELYVEQMENGLSVYILPKPGFNKTYATFTTKYGSIDNHFKEPGEQEFSQVPDGIAHFLEHKLFEKEAGDVFQQFSRQGAAANAFTSFTRTAYLFSSTSDVEKNLETLIDFVQEPYFSDQSVEKEKGIIGQEIMMYDDNADWRLYFGIIENLYHHHPVKIDIAGTVESISGITKELLYKCYNTFYHPSNMLLFITGPEDPEKIMKLVRDNQAKKKFEKREEISRKFEAEPSSAAIKNRSIQMHVQTPKCVVGIKAADTELEGMEMLKRELAIGLFLECTFGKSSEYYENLFDSGMIDNSFFYDYTQEYGFGFGMIGGDTREPDQLAQKVKSILFEVKEGGFLTEEKLDAVRKKRIGAFLRSLNSLESIANQFTRYAFNQMELFDVVAVLEEMTLAEVRDAVNGLIEEERLSVFQVLPS; this is translated from the coding sequence ATGGAAAAGCAGACATTTGAACAGCTTCAGGAAGAGCTGTATGTTGAACAGATGGAAAATGGCTTGTCGGTCTATATTTTGCCAAAGCCTGGTTTTAATAAGACGTATGCTACTTTCACGACGAAGTACGGCTCGATTGATAATCACTTCAAGGAGCCAGGGGAGCAAGAGTTTTCACAAGTGCCAGACGGCATAGCTCATTTTCTTGAACATAAGCTGTTTGAGAAAGAGGCTGGAGATGTTTTTCAGCAATTCAGCCGTCAAGGAGCCGCTGCCAATGCGTTTACATCATTTACGCGAACAGCCTATTTATTTTCAAGCACCTCTGATGTAGAAAAGAATCTGGAGACATTGATTGATTTTGTGCAGGAGCCCTATTTTTCTGACCAAAGTGTTGAAAAGGAGAAAGGAATCATCGGGCAGGAGATCATGATGTATGATGATAACGCTGATTGGAGATTGTATTTTGGCATCATCGAAAATTTATACCATCACCATCCTGTTAAAATCGATATAGCGGGAACGGTGGAATCCATTTCAGGCATTACAAAAGAACTCCTGTATAAATGCTATAATACTTTCTACCATCCGAGCAATATGCTTCTTTTCATTACTGGACCGGAAGACCCGGAAAAAATCATGAAGCTCGTTCGGGATAATCAGGCGAAGAAGAAGTTTGAGAAACGTGAGGAGATAAGCCGCAAATTTGAGGCAGAGCCATCATCAGCAGCCATAAAGAATCGCTCCATCCAAATGCATGTCCAAACCCCGAAATGTGTGGTTGGCATAAAAGCGGCTGACACTGAACTCGAAGGAATGGAGATGCTTAAGCGCGAGCTTGCAATCGGTCTGTTCTTGGAGTGCACCTTTGGCAAGAGCTCGGAGTATTATGAGAATCTTTTTGATTCCGGAATGATCGATAATTCCTTCTTTTATGATTATACACAGGAATATGGATTTGGTTTTGGTATGATTGGCGGTGATACAAGGGAGCCGGACCAACTAGCCCAAAAAGTTAAGTCCATCCTCTTTGAGGTGAAAGAAGGCGGATTCTTAACAGAAGAAAAGCTGGATGCTGTAAGGAAAAAACGAATCGGTGCCTTTCTTCGGTCATTGAACTCGCTCGAATCAATCGCCAACCAATTTACACGCTATGCGTTCAATCAAATGGAACTGTTTGATGTTGTTGCTGTTCTAGAGGAAATGACATTAGCAGAAGTAAGAGATGCTGTAAACGGTTTGATTGAAGAAGAGCGCCTCTCTGTGTTTCAGGTTTTACCTTCATAA
- the yfmF gene encoding EF-P 5-aminopentanol modification-associated protein YfmF — translation MAVVKERIIKHQGVTVHIVPTSKYKTNTLVWKMKAPLKEETVTLRALLPSVLQSNTEKYSTSTSFRNHLDGLYGASLFADVGKKGEYHIMSFQMEMVNEKYLTNREPLLEKAFELLSEVLTKPNAKEGQFDPSTVAKEKRALKQRLESIYDDKMRYSSMRLTQEMCVEENYRLDASGIADRIEEITPESLYAYYERAFMEDELDLYVIGDIAEEEVAEMANRYFQFSERKPEHVSYINHQVQEAKELQEIQDIKQGKLNIGYRTNITYRDPDYFALQMFNGIFGAFSHSKLFINVREKASLAYYAASRLESHKGLLMVMSGIDNRNYEQAVTIIKEQMEAMKSGDFSEQEIIQTKAIIKNQLLETIDTSRGLTEVLYHNVVATMDISLDEWLARIDQVTREEIIACGEKIALDTIYFLHGTEVAE, via the coding sequence ATGGCCGTTGTAAAAGAAAGGATTATTAAGCATCAGGGTGTAACCGTTCACATTGTGCCTACGAGCAAATATAAGACCAATACATTAGTCTGGAAAATGAAGGCGCCGCTAAAAGAAGAAACCGTCACCCTTAGGGCGCTTTTGCCGAGCGTGCTGCAAAGCAATACAGAAAAATACTCTACTTCTACGTCCTTCCGCAACCATCTTGATGGCTTATATGGAGCAAGTCTTTTTGCGGATGTAGGCAAAAAAGGCGAGTACCACATTATGAGCTTTCAAATGGAAATGGTCAATGAGAAGTATTTAACGAATAGGGAGCCTTTGCTTGAGAAGGCATTTGAGCTTTTATCTGAGGTACTGACAAAGCCTAATGCCAAAGAAGGCCAGTTTGATCCAAGCACGGTTGCAAAGGAAAAGAGAGCGCTTAAACAAAGGCTTGAATCGATCTATGACGATAAAATGCGCTATTCCTCCATGCGCTTGACGCAAGAGATGTGCGTGGAAGAGAATTACCGGCTTGATGCAAGCGGGATCGCTGACCGGATAGAAGAAATCACGCCAGAATCATTATATGCTTATTATGAGCGCGCATTTATGGAAGATGAATTGGATTTGTATGTAATCGGTGATATCGCTGAGGAGGAAGTGGCCGAAATGGCCAATCGCTATTTCCAATTCAGTGAAAGAAAACCTGAGCATGTCTCATACATAAACCATCAAGTACAGGAAGCGAAGGAGCTTCAAGAAATTCAAGATATTAAGCAGGGAAAATTAAATATAGGCTATCGTACAAATATCACGTATCGTGATCCGGATTATTTCGCCTTGCAAATGTTTAATGGCATCTTCGGGGCATTCTCTCACTCTAAGCTGTTTATCAATGTCCGCGAGAAAGCGAGTCTCGCTTATTACGCTGCATCCAGGCTTGAAAGCCATAAAGGTCTCCTGATGGTTATGTCAGGGATTGATAATAGGAATTATGAGCAGGCTGTTACCATTATCAAAGAACAGATGGAAGCAATGAAAAGCGGTGATTTCTCTGAACAGGAGATTATTCAAACGAAAGCCATCATAAAGAATCAGTTGCTCGAAACCATTGATACATCACGCGGGCTGACAGAGGTCCTATATCATAATGTTGTGGCAACAATGGATATTAGCCTTGATGAATGGCTGGCTCGGATTGACCAAGTGACTAGAGAGGAAATCATCGCTTGCGGGGAAAAGATTGCCCTTGATACAATTTACTTCCTTCATGGAACGGAGGTGGCTGAATAA
- a CDS encoding ABC transporter permease, with protein sequence MSFVEILAILVPSTLVYAAPLILTALGGVFSERSGVVNIGLEGMMIVGAFTSIVFNLSFSDSLGEWTPWVSLVVAMVVAGIFSLLHAVASITFRADQTVSGVAINMLALGACLFLVKLIYGAGQTDKIAQPFYKEDIPVLSDIPVLGDILFSDVYYTSILAILISVLVWYVIYKTPFGLRLRSVGEHPMAADTMGVNVNRMRYIGVFLSGILGGLGGAVYASTIALDFNHATIAGQGFMALAAMIFGKWHPIGAMGAALFFGFAQCLSIVSSMLPFFSEIPNVYLLILPYVLTILALTGFIGRADAPKASGQPYIKGKR encoded by the coding sequence TGTAGAGATTTTAGCGATACTTGTTCCGTCTACACTTGTCTATGCGGCTCCGCTTATTCTTACCGCTCTCGGCGGCGTGTTTTCTGAACGATCTGGGGTAGTTAACATCGGTTTGGAAGGTATGATGATTGTCGGTGCATTTACAAGTATTGTATTTAACTTATCATTCTCTGATTCTTTAGGAGAATGGACACCGTGGGTTTCCTTGGTTGTTGCGATGGTCGTAGCAGGTATTTTCTCCTTGCTCCATGCCGTTGCATCCATCACATTCCGTGCCGACCAAACTGTCAGTGGTGTAGCCATTAATATGCTGGCACTTGGAGCTTGCTTATTCCTCGTGAAATTAATTTACGGTGCAGGACAAACGGATAAAATTGCACAGCCTTTTTATAAAGAAGATATTCCAGTGCTAAGCGATATTCCAGTTCTTGGGGATATTCTTTTCTCGGATGTATACTATACCTCCATTCTTGCAATTTTAATCTCGGTTTTAGTTTGGTACGTCATTTATAAAACGCCTTTCGGACTTCGTCTTCGCTCTGTCGGGGAGCATCCGATGGCGGCAGATACAATGGGTGTCAATGTTAATCGGATGAGATATATCGGGGTTTTCCTAAGCGGTATTTTAGGCGGCTTGGGCGGAGCGGTTTATGCGTCAACGATTGCCCTTGACTTCAACCATGCAACAATCGCAGGCCAAGGTTTCATGGCGCTTGCGGCAATGATCTTTGGTAAATGGCATCCAATCGGTGCGATGGGTGCAGCATTATTCTTCGGATTTGCGCAATGTTTAAGTATCGTAAGCTCCATGCTTCCGTTCTTCAGCGAGATTCCGAACGTATACTTGCTTATCCTTCCATATGTGTTAACCATTCTTGCCCTTACGGGATTTATCGGCCGTGCAGATGCGCCAAAAGCGTCAGGTCAGCCATATATCAAAGGGAAAAGATAA